The genome window CAATCGGAAAACCAAAATCTTAGGCACACCAATCCAGGATGGGAACATCCAAAGAGCATGCGTACTCGGCTTTCGTCGCGACCAATTAGGTGGCCTGTTAGTTTAGGTTCTCATCCAATAGGAGGTTATTATTATTTCCTCCCGCCCCCCAATCCTACCCAACTGGTCCAATCACTACTGGCGTTACTCAATTGTAACTATGCACGAGCAGCCTTTGCGCAAGCGCAGTTCACACCAGAGAATTTTCAGTCGCTTTTGACGTCATATTGGTGACAGTGTAGTGAGTTCTAGCTTCACAGGTTCCAACCGTTTCCTATCGTTCTTTGGATGTAAACGCTTCTGGATTTCAGTTCTTTCAACCTGAATCCTGCCAGTGTCTGTCCTAAATGgccactgaaagtgaaaaacaaacaagcgGAGACAGCAGATGACTTTGCTGCGCATGTGCAGTGACCCAAACGAAGAGGACAGGGGGTGGCCTAAGCGCGGAGATTCCGCGCGTGCGCTCGGCTCGCTCGGTGCCACCGCAGCCGGGAGGCGAAGTGGAGTATGTCAGCCCCGTTTGAGGAGCGCAGTGGGGTGGTTCCGTGCGGGACGCCGTGGGGCCAGTGGTACCAGACCTTGGAGGAGGTGTTCATTGAAGTTCAGGTGCCGCCAGGCACTCGCGCCCAGGATATCCAGTGCGGCCTGCAGAGCCGGCATGTGGCGCTGGCCGTGGGTGGCCGCGAGATCCTCAAGGTAGCGGCAGGTCGGGGCTTGTACTCAGTTTCTTCTCggcccctccttcccaccccctcccccaccagatcTCCGAGTCATAAAGTTCATGGTTTCTGTGGAAGGGCTGTTGGAAGGCCGTTCGGCTCCTGTGGCTGGCCGAAAGAAGGATAAAATTGCCCTGGTTTTGGTCTGGTCGGAGCCCCCACCCTCAGGGCCAGTCCCGATTGAGGTGGGAATTTGAGGAGCCCATCTCCCTGGGTTTGTTTTTAAGCTAAATGAAGATGCTCCTTTTGTTCCTCTGAGGGTCTTCAACTGAGAACAGGTTAACTGGATCGTTAAAGAAATACTTTAACTACATATACTTTCTTCCAGGCACTGATCTAGGTGCTGGGAGGACAGCAGTCAAAGATAGTATTCCCTCACTCAGGGAGGTTACGTTCTTGTGGGGAGGCATAATACAACTAAACTAGTAAGTATTTAGGCAGTTatagaaaagcaaagatgaaaattaaggataaggatgTCGAGATGAGGATTTGGATGTATTGTCAGgtgatttattttctcatctgaaattagaaaaatcctGCATATTTGTGGAGTGGTTAAGCAGATGGTCAAGAGGTGAAGTAAGTAATTGTGCTATCCCTTTTATTCTCATCAGTACTCTTTATATCTGATGGTacccatttttttccttgttaaaaattatagttaaatTCAGTGAAGTTCAAGTTAGATTTCTTTCTCAGATTAGATGCTCGAGATATTTGATACCAGTGTTGTGTAACGGTGAAGGGAGATTACTTGGTAGGATACCTACCTTTGTCATTTCTCTAGTTCTGTAACCTTGGGCCAGAGATTGTTCAGTGTCTAAGTCTTCATTCACAAAGTGGGGTAATTTATAGTACCTTTCTCATAGGATTGTTCTGAGCATAGCATGGTATCCATGTGAGTGAAGAACTTGGAGCAGGTAGTACCTGGTATTTAATAAGGTCACACTAcatgttagctgttattattttatatggAAGTGTTTTGAGTGCCTCAGAGAAAAGGAAGATTCACGTGAAAGATACTGATTTATGTTAGCTTGCATCTTAACCTTTCTGTATAGTTGTGTAATTCGTAGTTTACTGAACAGTGATTTTGATTTTATAGTCAAATTTACCTTAGTAATTGCAGTAGCTGTGGGAATTTAGCAATAACTAACTCTAGGATTTTTGGCACGCATTTAGGCCAGTAGGAGTTTTTTTCCACTGGtattgacatatttttaaaaatatgttttctctttgttaatgtgatattttaattttctaaagctTAAATTTagtaagtaggaaaaaaatcaagatgaatTTTAGCAGGTGCATTatcttttaaacttttccttttcttagttCTTTCTTAAAACGAGTTTCTGAATAATTAGTCACAACTAATCTGATATCAGATCTACAGtatgtactttaaaatattttttagtgttAAATTGCCTTGCAAAGAGATTGAgccagtttttaaaagtttattttaaagacatcatttcttcttaatatCAGCAGGAGACCTCTTCTTGTAGTTTATTATAATTGGTAAAGTTAAAACATTTCAGATATTAATTTCACATATGGCCAATCAGTGATCAGAAGTATTTCTTCATCTTATAAAAAAGAGCCTGATCTTTCTGTAGAGAGCACTGTGTTCTTTGTTATAGTAAATATACCAAGTAGTATAAATAAACTAGGTTCTGTCTCACTCGCTAGGTGGGAATTTAGGGATGAATACCTATCAATGTGTTGAAGTAGTATTAAGTTTGATCTCCCCTTTCTAAACTAATTAGGCAATTGTATGTGGATTAGATAGGAAATTAGCTAAGTCTTGAATCATGAAAGCcttataaaaattaatgaaatctctattttttagtacttcatatgtttatttttcaggGCAAACTCTTTGATTCTACAATAGCTGATGAAGGAACATGGACTTTGGGTAAGGGTGAtctattatttttcttagaatctttttaaaaattaattttgtcttgGAACATAGTATGTTTCCCCTCTGTTGTACTAAGTCCTTTGTCTTTGCAGCTCTGAAAGATACAGTAATAGAAACATATTGAAAGCAATTATATATCAAGATTACCTaatgatttttgaaaatataaactaaTGATGAACTCTAatttctttgtgatttttgtttgtttagaggaTAGAAAAATGGTCCGTATTGTTctcacaaagacaaagagagatgCAGCAAATTGTTGGACTTCTCTTCTAGAATCTGAATATGCAGCTGATCCTTGGGTGCAAGACCAAATGCAGAGAAAACTTACATTAGAGAGATTCCAGAAAGAAGTAAGTCAGATGAATGAATATGTGTAGTTAAACGTCTGTAAATCATAGGATAATTATTATTTGAAACTAAAACTCaaatgtggttttaaaaaaataaaaactctttagaggaatattttaagttaaatgaTTAGAAAAGTGACTGGCCTTTCTATGTATGGATTTGATTCCCCACCCTTGGGAGGAATTTATTTGTACTGCTACGATGTCTTAAGTTTAAATCATTTAGTGTACATCAGTAATGCAtgaataaactcataaaaattcaATCAATGCAGACTTACATTATGTAAAAAAGTGTAAGGCCCTTTAATCAATGTCTTCCATCCTATGCCTGTCTCATTCTCATCTCATCAGTAGATTGGctggattgttttatttttaacataaatggaGGATCACACTGTGTGTAATGTTCatgttgctttttcatttaatgtgTTGGGTCTCTTTCCCTACTGGTACTTACAGATAAAATTCATTCCTTTTAACTGCTTCAGAGTATTTCCTAGTTTCATTgtattgtaattatttatttagctattccTCTTTGATGAGATTTAGATTTCTTTGTGTCTATTTCAAATGAAGTTTGTGCCTTTATCTCTGAAACTATTCAAACATTCCTTTAAGATAGATATCTAGGAGAATTATTTCTGGATCAAAGCATTGGTAAAGTTTTGGTGGATAATTTCCATCTATATGATGGTAATTCCCAAATGTGTATCCCTAGCTTGGACTTTTCACCTGAATGTTGGACTCACATATCCAACTGCCTATTTAACACATTCTCTTAGCTGTCTAACAGACATATCAAACTCGACATGTCCAGAGTGAATGCCCTGATTTCCTTCCCTCAACTGTTCTACCTCCAGACTTCTCATCTCAGTTAATGGAAACTCTTTgttcaaaccaaaaaaaaaaaaaaaattggagaatcGTCCAtcattattctctctctctcacaccctATCCAGTTTGTCAGGAAACCTCCCTGGCACTACCTTCCGGATATATTCAGAATTTGACTACACATCACCACCAACTCCGTGACCACTGTCATCTGGACCACCTCTAATGTTTTGCCTAGATTACCCTAGTAATCTTCTAACTGTTCTCTTTACTTCTACCCTTGCCAAGCCTACAGTCTTTTCAGAATAACAGAGCAGTCCTTTTACAATGCATGTCAGATTACATCACTTTTCTTCTCTGAGCTCATTCACTCAAGTAGAAGACAAAGTCCTATACAAGGCCCCAGCTGATCTGGTCCCATGatctctctgccctcctctcctactgctgctccccccaccccccattctGCTCTAGCCACATTATGGCCTTTTTGCTGTTCCTTAAATCTGCCAGGCCATTCTTCCTCTGTCCTTTTGACTGCAATGCTCTTCCAAAGCTTAGCTAACTTTTCACTGTTTTCAGGTCATTTCTCAATGAAGCATGCTTTGACCTTAATCATCCTATTTAAAAAACTCTAAGCTTCTCATTTCCCTTACTGTGccctacttttctttctcttcttctttttctccatagcacttaccAGCATTTAACACACTAGATCATGGGCTGGCAAGCTGTGgccccactgcctgtttttgcgGTTTTACGCGGACACAGCTTTGTTTTTCGTTTGTGCGTTGTCTGTTATGTAGCAGCAAGCAGAATTAAGTAGTTACGACAGAGGCTACATGGCTTTCAGAGCCTGAAGTACTTACTGCCTTGCTTTTTATAGGGAAGTGTGCTGGCCCCTGCATTACATAACTTAGGGATTATTATTTGTCTCCTACTGTTAGAATGCAAGCTCCACCAGAATAaggatctttgttttgttttgttcgcTCTTAAATTCTACATGCTTCTCATGGTGTCTTCTGAACAGTAGGAAGTCAatagatgtttgttgaataaatgaaatgcCTCTAAAAAGATTAAAACCTGGGGCAGTACTTACTCCagaggattgttgtgaggattaaatattttaatatatatctaCAGCTCTTAGCATCTTGACTGGCATATAATAAGCTCTCAAAAAATGTTAGttattaaaatttgtttatacACTGATACTAAAGTATATGTTTATACTGTAATATAAACCGTATATATATATCACTGTATGTCAACACTGTAATATACGTATTGATCttctaaatatttgtaaatctgaaaattgaaaaaaacacCACATAGTTTTAAGTTCCATTTTGGTGATTACAGTGAAGTTTGATATCTTTTCccatgtttattggccatttagatttcctttttttgtcaATTGCCAGTTTAtatctttttactgttttccttttgggttacttatatttttccttataaactttattttataatttgtttcaTATCTTTTAGAATCCTGGTTTTGACTTCAGTGGAGCAGAAATCTCAGGAAACTACAGTAAAGGTGGACCAGATTTCTCAAATCTTGAGAAATAATCACAATTTTCTTGCTGCATTTTGTGGATTCTAGCAGATGTTGCCAGCTTAATCAAAGGAATAGATTATGTGATGGAAGAAAACTGTGGATGCCTACAGTTAACAAattgcaaaatatatttaaacatggCTCTAATAATTGCATTCAAATATGATTTACATAGGAAACATCTTAAATAACTTGTGGGAACTCCAATTGATACACGGTAACTTTTTTTGACTTGTTTTTTGCTCAGCATGAAGTTTTATATGCTGCATTTtactaatttcatatttaacctgtatttttaatatgaaaaaaattagggTTTAGATCATGTGAAATGACAGGGTGCCTTCAGGGAAAATTAAGTTTTTCTTTCAATAAGTGTGATGCAGGAATAATGTTCAATAAACTTTTCTAAATAGGAATTGTGTACCCCTTTGTCTAAGTGTACCAATTCACACAAAGAACTTGtattaatgaaaaaatttttcagaaaggaaaa of Vicugna pacos chromosome 22, VicPac4, whole genome shotgun sequence contains these proteins:
- the NUDCD2 gene encoding nudC domain-containing protein 2 isoform X3; protein product: MTLLRMCSDPNEEDRGWPKRGDSARALGSLGATAAGRRSGGKLFDSTIADEGTWTLEDRKMVRIVLTKTKRDAANCWTSLLESEYAADPWVQDQMQRKLTLERFQKENPGFDFSGAEISGNYSKGGPDFSNLEK
- the NUDCD2 gene encoding nudC domain-containing protein 2 isoform X1 → MSAPFEERSGVVPCGTPWGQWYQTLEEVFIEVQVPPGTRAQDIQCGLQSRHVALAVGGREILKGKLFDSTIADEGTWTLEDRKMVRIVLTKTKRDAANCWTSLLESEYAADPWVQDQMQRKLTLERFQKENPGFDFSGAEISGNYSKGGPDFSNLEK
- the NUDCD2 gene encoding nudC domain-containing protein 2 isoform X2 is translated as MVSVEGLLEGRSAPVAGRKKDKIALVLVWSEPPPSGPVPIEGKLFDSTIADEGTWTLEDRKMVRIVLTKTKRDAANCWTSLLESEYAADPWVQDQMQRKLTLERFQKENPGFDFSGAEISGNYSKGGPDFSNLEK